The following nucleotide sequence is from Cicer arietinum cultivar CDC Frontier isolate Library 1 chromosome 2, Cicar.CDCFrontier_v2.0, whole genome shotgun sequence.
TGTGGATGGAATTCCATTTTGGAAAGTTTGTGGTTTGGTGTGCCAATATTGACTTGGCCTATTTATGCAGAACAACAGCTTAATGCTTTTAGGATGGTGAAGGAATGGGGTATAGTTGTGGAGTTGAGAGTGGATTATAAAGCAGGTAGTGATGTTGTATTGGCTGAGGAGATTGAGAAAGGGTTGAAGCATTTGATGGAGAAAGATAATATTGTGCACAATTCAAGAGATGAAAGATATGGCTAGGAAAGCTGTTATTGATGGTGGATCTTCTTTCATTTCTGTTGGAAAACTTATTGATAATATGATAGGAAGCAACTGATAATAAactaatgtttttatttattgatggAGTTGCTATTTCCTAGTATCAATGAATAAATGAGTGTTTTTATGTTAGTTACTATAGCTTGTGTAAGTacctaaaatttgatgaatgaatttAAGTTGAAAATGGAAATAGTTGCATGATATATTTACTCAAGCAAGCACCTATACATATTATTTCTGTTGAGTTCTGCTTTTCTCTGGAGGGTTTATTAGCATCTGAACTTAGGACATAAGATGAAATTTCTAAATCAATTTTGGCCATcaatgattaattttaaaatatcctGATAAACCTTTTAAATATGATATGGTTACTTGGTCAAATTTCAAGTAAAAGTAATGTCTTTTTCTGTTTAAAGATTTCAATCATATGACAAACAACATGACTATGGAAATATTACAAGGAACGAGCTGCATAAGAGGTTATCAAATGTCATTGGACTTATCTAAGCAAAAGGCTGTGAACGTGATGCTCTAAAATCTAAATTTGTCGAATGCATGATGCATTAGAATTGGTAGTTGGACACTGTAGTCAAACAATATTTATCAAACTCAGCACTCCAAAAGGAAAATCATTGCTGAACCAATTGCAGTACAAGTAAATCATATGACAAACAAAATGACTATGGAAATATTACAACGAACGAGCTACATTTCAGGTTATCAAATGTCACTGAACTTACTctaatactcattcttgtccatGGTAAAACCCGTCCAATATTGTCATTACCTTCCTGACCTCTTTTCCTCTCTTCGGTCAGAATCGTATCTTCCTTTTGATTCTGATCGGTCAGTATCAATTTTATATGATCTGTTATCTTGCTTCCTATCACGATCTTCTCTTGACCTTGGCACAGATTCATCTTCAGTGTGCTTTCTTGATCTCTTCTCTTCCCTGTTACCAAGTGTTTCTCTTGACTTGCTTCCAAAATCATCAACATCCTGCCTACTCGGTCTCTTATCTTCTCTTACACCAGAATCTCTTGACTTGGGCTCAAACTCGACATCAACTCGCTTTATTGGCCTCCTGTCTTCCTTTCTATGATCTCTTGACTCATGTTCCCGACCATCATAATCATTCCTTGATCTTTTCTCTTCTCTCCTATGTTGATCTTCTCTTGACCGATGTTCAAATTCACCGTCTTCATACCTTCTTGGTCTCCTTTCTTCTCTTCTACTGATATTTTCTCTTCCCTCAAATCTATCATCGTCAGCATGCCTCCGCAACACTTTGTTCTCTCTTCTATCACTTCGCTTGGATTGGTTGTCTAATTCCATCTCATTGTCATGAGCTATGGAGCGTGAATCTCTGTCTCTAGTTTCAGGAATGCGATTTGATTGATTGTTGCCAtctcttctttctttcttgGGACCATCATATTTGTCATTATCCCATTTTGCTTTGTCTTTCTCACCATTGTCACCCCAACCGGTATTTGCAGCTCTCTACAAATGGATAACATAGTCAGTGAAAAACTGAAAACATGCAATAAAGTAGCTGGACAAATAATCTTCATCTAAGCAGTAGAAGGATCTATTCCAAATATCagcaatttttaaaacataaacaaCTTTAAAACTGCAATCATAAGCAAAGAAAAACTGAGTATAAAATACACAAAAGATAAAACAGGGAAGATAAAGAAGCATCGAAGAATTACACAACAGGGTGGTGAAGTCAAATAATTCCGATTTCAAGTAATAAGAAGTGGAACTTATAGTTCATGTCTACAATTATGCAGTACGATCAGCAAACTCAAGCTTAATCACTGTATCGATTTCTATTTTCATTGTTTGGGTTATAACTTGGGAGAGACTAACATCAGTCCTACTACTGACAACAAGCTTCCAAATCTAATTCAGCAAGTCCGGTGAGAGAGTAGTACAGAAGTGTAATTCCCTAAGAACATATTCAGAAAAGTGTAAGATTTATGCCATCATTGTACCATACCCTTATGTTGATATTAAATTTTGGTCATCGAATCATAATCAAAACTTGGTCCAAATCTATTTAGAAATGCATAAGATatcagatagacagatagagaACTAAAATTCATATTCCTATTTCAACCGCATCACATATGCAGACTGTGAGGTACAGAACCAAGATTGTTTcctaattttaatcatttttcaaTATCCCGTTACTAGTAATCTTTCTATACTTCATAAGTGGTTATTATGGAATAAGGTCATGCAAGAGCACAAGAGCTTAATGGTATTAGAGGGGGCACTCTCAAGATCATACATGGACTTATAACATAAGCACTTGAGTATGTGTTTGGAAGGCCTTATGGAAATACCTAATAAGTTTgtttttagttcattttcataagCTCCCTAGAGTAGCTTATAGAAACAACTCATAAAAAACTTGTGCAATGTTTCCCTTCAGTCGCCCCTGGATTGCAGAAACAATCTGTACATACACGTTTCACGGTATGCATAATTAAGCTGTATACCATAACTGCTCCAACAGCATAATTGAAACAAGCTACAGCTTAGAGATGCCATGTTGAAATAACCCCAAAAACTGTGAAATGCAATGCTAATACAACTTCAAAGTTCAAATAAAGTTCAATATAAAGGTATTCACTAATCAACAAAGTCAAGGCAAAAGCCGAACTTAAGTCATCAAGCTTCAGTGTTGGCTAATAAATTCCATGTTCAACTTTTTCGCCTACCACTCTGCGCTTTCCAGAGAAGACATTTCTCTCTCTGCCCAAACCATAAGCTTTCTAACAGAATAATATTCAAATCCTCCTTCTTTGCTAACCATCTCCTTAATATACTATAACTACCATTTCTCTCTAACATATTGGCCACATTAGCCATTGTAACCAAATACCTATTGGTGCTCTCTATTTTCCCCATTTGTTCGTCTATGAACACTTCAACTATGTTCTACCATTAGTCAAACTTCAATGTTCAAATTTTCAAGATAAGGTCATGGGAGTAGTAGAACTACCATATATAACTGTCAAACAATATCAAAAAATTAAGAGcttaaaatacttttttggCATGATAATGTATACTTCTCTTACTTGCTCATCATGAGAAAATTTGCATCCAGCTCCACGAGTACAATCCCCTCTTTGAAAAGCTCGACAAACACCACGGGCCTCCCTTTTCTGTCGCTCTGTCTCTTCATCTTCCTCCTCCTTCTTCTTATACTTATCAACATGATCCACCCTAATAATCCTACCTAAAACTTGAGCTCCATTCAGATTATCTGAGTCCCCAAAAATCAAACATTACAAGGCAAATCAACATTAGATCCCTTAAAAAACAGATaatcaaatgaaaaaagaaaacacataatttaaaatcataggACAGAGACCAACCAACAGCAAGATTAGTGCTTCTTTGATCTTCATATGCAAGGAATGCAAAACCCTTTGATTTGCCAGTACCTTTGTCTCTAACCAGATTAACATCAACAACCTCCCCATATCTGGGTTCCACcaaaaaaaagaatttcaaaatacaaatttcgttgagtttaattttgatacaatatcggtgtaaaaagttttatatcGTCAACAAATCACATCTGTGACTTAAGATAAAGATATGACTAAAGTtggacaatttttttattatctgaTGATTATGATTGACTAATAGTGTCAAATGAACTTTacataaatcaaattatatCCAACAAATCACACTCAATCAATCATATGTGCAACTTTAGAAATAGttataattatatcattaaagtcatatttttaatgatcacGATTATCATGACAGTTATGGTTGATTGAAAGTATATGAATTTGATCTTTATGTTTATATACAACGAATGGATGAAATAGAAGAGAAAAGAAGACATACTGAGCAAAAACAGCAAGAAGATCACCCTCGGTGAGATCAAAGGGAATGCCACCAACAAATACATATGCTGAATCTTTGTATTTAGCGTGCCACGAAGCTTGTTCGCTTATACCTAAATCAGCTTCTCTTGAATTGATTTTCTGAATGCGCTTCACTAGGGTTAACGGATTCATCTCTCTAACATCAAAGTTATATAAAAAATCGTAACAGTAGATCAGTTGGGGTTTATGTCAAGCAGGTTGTGTTCAGTCGAAAATgagtttcaactttcaattcaaaGAAATCTGAAAATGAAAACTccaaacataatattaattaatattagtatCTAACTATATAGTGagaacattaaaattttaaaatcaaatcaagACATGTGTTATGCATACCTAGTAATAAGGTAGCAAAATACAAGAGGTGGTGCTTGGGGTGTTGTGACATAGCACCAAGAAAATGTGAAGATTTGAATAAATGGGCTTGTTATCTTTGGATGGACGGGTTTGAGAGCGGGCCTAGAATCAGGCCCTAGTTGCTCTTTTAAtcaacttttttgttttgttttattatttttaattgcagttttaattcttctattttaattaatttataattttagttcttttatttttaattttataattttagtctctttattttaactgattcataattttgatttctctatttttaattttaatttggtctttttattttaaccGATTCGTAATTTTTGTCCCTctatatttaatgtttaaaatttggTCATCTACTTCTTAAAATTGACACATTTTGTAAATCTAATAGAtcagatattttattttataaaatataatataatagattacattttaaaatatatataacattaagaaaataatagatatttatttaaaaaatattttttattattaaaaactatttaacaaatagtttttaattattttaaaactaattaattctaaaaatatttttatttactatttttttaaactgatttcaaaatttattattttaaaaactgtttttataAGAGTtgttaattagtatttttactactaatatgtttatgataaaattttatttttatcataaagcaaaattttactaaaaataagatattttcttaagaaaaaacatatttttttaaaataaaaaacagaacttaaattattttcattattttaaaaaaatcaagaattttttattattaatttaaatatggtggtggtggtttgtttttaataattaataatttatgattttttaaaaataaagaaaaatttaagttctatattttatttaaaaaaaatgtttatttcttaagaaaatatcttatttttagtaaaattctatgttatgataaaaataaatttttatttaaattctgttttcttttaaatatgataaaaatactagtaataaaaataataattagaatttcttgtaaaaactattttttaaaataataaaaattgaaatcagtttaaaaaaataagaaataaaactatttttagaattaattagttttaaaatatttaaaaactattttttaattaattttttaaataaatatctattttttaatattatatagtttttaaatgttatccattagattttattaaataagataCGTGAtccattaaatttataaattgtctcagttttaaaaaatagagagaccaaaatttggaaattaaaaatagagggatcaaaattataaattaattaaaatagaaggTCTGAAATggagaaattaaaaatagaggaatcaaattaaaaatcagttaaaataagatgactaaaattgtaaaattaaaaataaaagaactaaaattacaaattaattaaaataaggaaCGAAAACtgcatttaaatattaattttttaatataatttagtttttaaacatACTTAAAGTAAGTTTATAagtagtttttaataaaaattagatattattaataataaaaattaaatattatcaataaatatgattaattgataaaatgaattattttttataagtactTTAAAACCTCGCGACCTTTAAATTGTAGGTGCATAAATGTAATTCAACATATGCGTTACGTGTACAATCCGAAACCAAAAAAACAAACGGTGAAATCGTACTGATTTCATTTTTCCCCATTATTTCCTTGTACCGACTTCCCAACTCTCTAACCAACCCTTCTTTTTGTCTTCCTGTGTCTTTCCATTTTCCCGCTTCCATCATCACTGCAAAACAAAAGGGTCGGTTACTCCTTTCTTTAACAAAATATGTCACCGGTCACTCGAAGATCATCGTTCCCCAAAGTTCTCATTGAAAGAGACTCTGACTCCGAACAGAGTTCCTCCGAAGAAGAACTAGAGGAAGAAGAAATACTCCATCATGAACAAAATGGGTTTACTGAAAATGAAAAGACTCAGAAACTGGAACTGGGTTTTGACGTAAACCGGAAAGGGAAAACACCCATTACTATAGCTCTCAAAAAAGTTTGCAAggttactcttttttttttttttaatgtgattttgaaagatatattttttaaaagtgtaatttttatcatactaaaatctttaataagggatatctaaattattatttttttaataaataacaaatgaatttaataaatttctataatttttaaataaatttatataaaaatcatctttaataatataaagtcaaaattattatttttttaaatattaagcGAATATATCAGTATTGGAACTCTGTTTTGTTATTATAGTTACTGTGTGactaatattatatttgaagcTGTTATTATAGGTTTGTAAGAAGCCTGGACATGAGGCAGGTTTTAAGGGTGCTACTTATATTGATTGTCCAATGAAACCTTGTTTTCTTTGTAAAACTCCTGGTACGTGGTAACTGATAGTAACTCTTATCTTCCTTACATTGTTTGTATTGGCATTTTCTTTTTAGTAGTGAATGTGGTATGCTGATATATTGGATTTCAAAATGCATCATGTTAATGTCtctgtcattttttttaaatagaaaaaactaTGAAGCATAGACATTAGTTACGACACTGACACATAATAGACAATTGACACATCATTGATACATAGACACTCTTAATAATTTTAAggaaatgaaagtgattgaaTGTAACCACATGTATTGGTGTCGTGTCGGACACCGGACACGTTTTCAATTTGAAGTGTTTGTGCTTTAAAAATGTTTTGATAGTTTGGAAGTATTTTGTTCCATGTTTGGGAAGGCGTTGAGCTCCCCAAACTCCCAAACTTTCTTTATATGGGATAAAAGTGATTTTGTTTTGGTTGTAGCTTGTCGTTAATGATTTTGTCTTCTAAGAAGTGGTGGAGAAAATGATTGAGGCAATATTCTAGTACTAGCTAGTTACTTAGTTACTACAAAGTTGAAGTCGTTTGCTTAAATTCTGCTGCGCAACAGTGTTATAGTGCCGCTACAGCTGCTATTTGACCtaattttgtactaaatagcataTTGCAAAACAATAGTGACTTGATCAAGTTCTGTTACACTACAATACCGATATAGCTGATATTTAACAACACTAAATAAAAGAAGAGGATTGTTTTGGGCAGTTGATAACCAATGTAAAAATCACATTGTGTCATAAACTCTCACCTAGACACACACTCGTCATTTTACTAATTAGAATGGTTATCTTTGTGACCTTGTCTCATATTTTCTCTCTGGTTTGATAGTAACTTGTTTAGTTTCTTATATTTCTCATCTTGTGATTTTGAATAGGGCATACCACTTTGAATTGCCCACATCGGGTCACTTCGGAGCATGGTGTCATTCCGGCGCCCCGCAGAAAAACGTCTAAACCTTTGGAGTATGTGTTTGAACGCCAGCTAAGAAATGACATTCCTTCAGTAAGcctaaatcattttttttaagaatttaatttaaccTTAGTTTTGAAGAATAGGTTTTCTCATTGTACTGTGTCATTAATTTTGTGTAGTGaatttttttactgttttatttgtttcaatGTAGTATCATTGTAATCTGGTTCAAGCATTACTCTAAGTTTCCACTGTAAAACAGTAAATCCTTTTTTTCATCATATAATGATCTTGCAACTTATGTGCTGAATGATATGTGCTAAAAGTTTCATTACTTGATAATGTTCTACATCTATTCTTAGTTAACACATGTAGATTTTTGaatcttttcattatggaggcaaataattgaatttttcttCATATGTTTCCATTTAGTCCTTCAAATGATTCCATAATGCTTATGTATTCTCTTGTTCCCAGCTATTTATCATAGCGCCTAATGTTATGATgttcttcttttttaaatttcacgTTTTCCTGTTTTATGCGATAGATGAAGCCTAAAAATGTGATTCCAGACCAAGTGAATTGTGCTGTTATCAGATATCATAGTAGAAGGATAACAAGCTTGGAGTTCCACCCGACAAAGAATAACATCCTGTTATCGGGAGATAAGGTTACTTATATTACAGTAAATTACATTAGCTGCGATTAATTTTAAGGTTTATTTTTCAGCCTTTGATTTCTTTTTTCCTGCTCTATTCTTATTAAAAGAAAGGACAACTTGGAGTCTGGGATTTCGAAAAAGTGCACGAGAAAGTAGTCTATGGGAACATACATTCTTGTATACTAAATAACATGCGGTAAGTTGCTTTGTAGGCCTTCTTGAGTTGTTGCATTTCTTTCCTTCATTGTTTCGCTTTTGCACATGTTTTATCCTGAACTCCAAATGTTAGATTCTAAATGGAAAACTTTTGTAGGTTTAATCCTACGAATGATTGTATGGTCTATTCTGCATCTTCAGATGGAACCATTAGTTGTACTGACTTGGAGACTGGAATATCATCTGCTCCGATGAACCTGAATCCTGATGGATGGCAGGTAACATTTTTctgttaatgtttttttaacttattttgtaTAGTTGTCTCTTTTAACTTCTTGACTACATGGATATACTCAAGGTGGTTAAGAAATTCTCTATTTGTGAACGATAATATCTGTGATGATATTAACTGTGAAAAAGTTTATTTGTATGTGTTGTTTTTATTAGGGTCCAAACACCTGGAAAATGCTCTATGGCATGGATATTAACTGCGAAAAAGGTCTTGTGCTTGTTGCCGATAACTTTGGTTTTCTTCACTTGTAAGTAACTTCCTTTAGCCTACCCGCATAActttggttttttctttttactatcTCCACGTGTCTATATAGTCCTCAACTCAATTGTAATTTATCTCTCTATCTAATTTGGTTAGCTATAAAAATACTCATATGTTATGCTACTGAATCTCCAtctttatatttcatattattttggatttttCTTGATTAGGGAATAGAAATAGTAGCCATCTTTCTAACATGTTTCTTTCTAAGTAAGAATCTGTTGTCATGTTTATGAAACAAATTAGCTTAGCAATAATATTGAACCTCCTGTGATCTTTATAGGGTCGACATGCGGTCCAACCATAGGAATAGTGACGCAGTTTTGATCCATAAAAAAGGTAGCAAAGTTACTGGTATCCATTGCAATCCACTTCAACCAGACATCCTTTTGACTTGTGGAAACGATCATTATGTGAGTTCTTCCATTTTATAcatatattgatattgattgaTATAGAAGCTAGTTGATTTTTTGAGCATTTGTTGCGTGCTTAACAGTTTGTGCTTTTTAGGCTCGTATTTGGGATATGCGTCGCTTAGAAGCTGGATCATC
It contains:
- the LOC101499446 gene encoding uncharacterized protein, with amino-acid sequence MNPLTLVKRIQKINSREADLGISEQASWHAKYKDSAYVFVGGIPFDLTEGDLLAVFAQYGEVVDVNLVRDKGTGKSKGFAFLAYEDQRSTNLAVDNLNGAQVLGRIIRVDHVDKYKKKEEEDEETERQKREARGVCRAFQRGDCTRGAGCKFSHDEQRAANTGWGDNGEKDKAKWDNDKYDGPKKERRDGNNQSNRIPETRDRDSRSIAHDNEMELDNQSKRSDRRENKVLRRHADDDRFEGRENISRREERRPRRYEDGEFEHRSREDQHRREEKRSRNDYDGREHESRDHRKEDRRPIKRVDVEFEPKSRDSGVREDKRPSRQDVDDFGSKSRETLGNREEKRSRKHTEDESVPRSREDRDRKQDNRSYKIDTDRSESKGRYDSDRREEKRSGR
- the LOC101499945 gene encoding protein DAMAGED DNA-BINDING 2; translated protein: MSPVTRRSSFPKVLIERDSDSEQSSSEEELEEEEILHHEQNGFTENEKTQKLELGFDVNRKGKTPITIALKKVCKVCKKPGHEAGFKGATYIDCPMKPCFLCKTPGHTTLNCPHRVTSEHGVIPAPRRKTSKPLEYVFERQLRNDIPSMKPKNVIPDQVNCAVIRYHSRRITSLEFHPTKNNILLSGDKKGQLGVWDFEKVHEKVVYGNIHSCILNNMRFNPTNDCMVYSASSDGTISCTDLETGISSAPMNLNPDGWQGPNTWKMLYGMDINCEKGLVLVADNFGFLHLVDMRSNHRNSDAVLIHKKGSKVTGIHCNPLQPDILLTCGNDHYARIWDMRRLEAGSSLCNLAHTRVVNSAYFSPLSGNKILTTSQDNRLRIWDSIFSNMESPSREIVHSHDFNRHLTPFKAEWDPKDPSESLAVVGRYISENFNGAALHPIDFIDISTGQLVAEVMDPNITTISPVNKLHPRDDILATGSSRSLFIWKPKEKSEPVEEKDERKFVDCGKAEKKRKKKGDHSDESDDEGISKLKKFKSKAKQTEWKLSRCSTKDNC